In one Candidatus Nitronereus thalassa genomic region, the following are encoded:
- a CDS encoding phosphate ABC transporter ATP-binding protein: MKQHSTMPSPRPSDLPPPLMAGQSSSPCISTENLSVKYGSHQALGNVSLSIQSMKITALVGPSGSGKTSFLTCLNRLTDLVPHCHVDGSIRFGNIDVCSSETDVLQLRRRIGMIFQNPNPFPFSIRKNLTFPLKEHGVGDPGIIDAKVQESLTRVGLWDEVCDRLDSSALALSGGQQQRLCIARALILSPEVLLMDEPCSALDPLSSGIVEDLITHLRDQYTIILVTHNLAQARRIADQVALFWIQGHSGTLIEARPTGDFFHHPQHRLTQEYIDGVRG; encoded by the coding sequence ATGAAACAACACAGCACGATGCCCTCTCCACGCCCCTCTGATCTTCCGCCACCACTCATGGCCGGACAGTCTTCGTCCCCCTGCATTTCCACGGAAAACCTTAGCGTGAAGTATGGCTCCCACCAAGCACTTGGGAATGTATCTCTTTCTATCCAGTCAATGAAGATCACCGCACTGGTCGGTCCATCGGGAAGTGGAAAAACAAGTTTCCTCACTTGCCTTAATCGTCTCACAGACCTTGTGCCACATTGTCATGTCGATGGATCTATTCGGTTTGGGAATATAGATGTATGTTCCTCCGAGACTGACGTGCTTCAATTGCGCCGTCGAATCGGCATGATTTTTCAGAATCCCAATCCATTTCCTTTTTCCATTCGAAAAAACCTGACGTTCCCTTTGAAGGAACATGGCGTTGGAGATCCCGGCATCATAGATGCAAAAGTTCAAGAATCACTGACTCGCGTTGGGCTTTGGGATGAAGTTTGCGATCGACTGGACTCATCAGCACTCGCGTTATCTGGCGGGCAACAACAGCGCTTGTGTATCGCGCGCGCGTTAATTCTTTCTCCTGAGGTCCTGCTCATGGATGAACCCTGCAGCGCTCTGGACCCTCTATCAAGCGGAATTGTGGAAGATCTGATTACCCATCTACGAGATCAATACACCATTATCCTCGTGACCCATAACCTAGCCCAGGCCAGACGAATCGCCGACCAGGTGGCACTGTTCTGGATTCAAGGTCATTCGGGAACTTTGATAGAAGCCAGACCAACAGGGGATTTTTTTCACCACCCCCAACATCGTCTGACACAGGAATACATCGACGGGGTCAGAGGGTAA
- a CDS encoding OprO/OprP family phosphate-selective porin: protein MCKYACFVFAGLLVLSTTTVSKAAEPSSKLGVGTLPDASSDTGEDGAPEVMLQGDLADTLYEKGLLTKEDWIRLKSRTEKKQVEEEKRFLEEFPIIVGYGAKGFELKSRDNKYALQIQNRFQFRYSYPERGDLLTASAFMDGPESSFEIRRARLKVGGHGYRPWIKFYFEIDWAEGGSGTTGAGGGTRLIDWRLSLEKFKWLQLRIGQWKINYNRERVDSSGKQQFVERSIVNTLFTLDRQQGAMLYGHLFPGTILDLWYYAGVFTGTGRGTSNNDDDNMMWMGRLQWNFIGRDLEFSQSDIEYHERPAGSLSFGATTNISNFTRFSSSGGGTISTAMFPIPTTGRGRYRVDQLLEETAFKYRGFSLQHEYHWKQIKDSGTGMQTNLMGSYTQIGYFFHYLIPFIPEELELALRYAFVDPNVSVASDKNQEFTSAVNWFIAGHQNKITIDVSHLTLAQPGGELTEQRFRLQYDISF, encoded by the coding sequence ATGTGCAAATACGCTTGCTTTGTCTTTGCGGGCCTTCTTGTCCTCTCCACCACTACCGTAAGCAAAGCGGCAGAGCCCTCCTCGAAACTCGGGGTCGGCACCTTACCCGATGCCTCTTCCGATACTGGTGAAGATGGAGCACCTGAGGTGATGTTGCAGGGCGACCTTGCAGATACGTTGTACGAAAAGGGACTTTTGACTAAGGAAGATTGGATACGCCTGAAATCAAGAACGGAGAAAAAGCAAGTCGAAGAAGAAAAGCGGTTTCTCGAGGAATTTCCCATCATTGTTGGCTATGGTGCGAAAGGGTTTGAACTCAAATCACGCGATAATAAATATGCACTGCAAATTCAAAACCGCTTTCAATTCCGCTATTCCTATCCGGAACGGGGTGACCTGCTGACCGCCTCGGCCTTCATGGATGGCCCCGAAAGTTCTTTTGAAATTCGCCGCGCCCGGTTAAAAGTTGGCGGACATGGATATCGGCCTTGGATCAAATTTTATTTCGAAATTGATTGGGCCGAAGGAGGAAGTGGTACGACAGGAGCAGGAGGCGGAACTCGGCTGATCGATTGGCGGCTATCTCTGGAAAAATTTAAATGGCTGCAACTCCGCATCGGGCAATGGAAAATCAATTACAACCGCGAGCGAGTGGATTCTTCCGGCAAACAACAATTTGTGGAACGCTCTATTGTCAACACGCTCTTTACATTGGACCGACAACAAGGGGCCATGTTGTACGGGCACCTGTTCCCTGGCACCATCCTGGATCTGTGGTATTACGCCGGAGTGTTCACGGGAACGGGGAGAGGAACCAGCAATAACGATGATGACAATATGATGTGGATGGGTCGTTTGCAATGGAATTTCATAGGACGGGATCTCGAATTTTCACAAAGCGATATCGAATACCATGAACGTCCGGCCGGTAGTCTCTCGTTTGGCGCCACCACGAATATTAGTAATTTTACCCGATTTTCTTCCAGCGGCGGCGGAACCATATCAACAGCCATGTTTCCCATTCCCACCACAGGAAGAGGCCGCTATCGTGTCGACCAATTGCTTGAGGAAACCGCATTCAAATATCGAGGATTTTCCTTGCAACATGAATATCACTGGAAGCAAATAAAAGATTCTGGCACGGGAATGCAGACTAACTTAATGGGCAGTTACACTCAAATTGGGTACTTCTTTCATTACCTGATCCCATTTATTCCGGAAGAACTCGAACTCGCCCTTCGATACGCATTTGTAGATCCAAACGTGTCAGTCGCGTCTGACAAAAATCAGGAATTTACTTCCGCCGTCAATTGGTTTATTGCCGGGCACCAAAACAAAATCACCATTGACGTCTCGCATTTGACTCTGGCTCAGCCAGGGGGGGAACTGACAGAACAACGCTTCCGTCTCCAATATGATATTTCATTCTGA
- the pstA gene encoding phosphate ABC transporter permease PstA, translated as MPNPPQAIQDTVALNLSRIVALLLTGMFLWLIDDIVAHGLSGLSWEFFTSSPRNAGREGGIAPILVSTMLILVVCMMIALPIGLGTAILLSEVNHQFGWMTNLIRRSLDVLAGIPSIVFGLFGNAFFCVTLGLGFSIVSGGLTLACMVLPMLIRSTEEGFRALPVDYRLSAAALGLSQTSILISILIPAAMPALLAGFILGLGRAIAETAALIFTSGYVDRMPESLWDSGRALSIHIYDLSMNVPGGNANAYASALVLITLLFVINAGAKIIGYRWSSKRVLSA; from the coding sequence ATGCCTAACCCACCACAAGCTATTCAGGATACAGTGGCGCTGAACCTTTCCCGGATAGTAGCCCTATTACTGACGGGCATGTTCCTATGGTTGATAGACGATATCGTCGCGCATGGTCTTTCCGGTCTGTCTTGGGAATTTTTTACTTCTTCCCCCAGGAACGCCGGACGCGAGGGAGGCATTGCGCCAATTCTCGTTTCAACCATGCTCATTCTTGTGGTGTGCATGATGATCGCTCTTCCGATTGGCTTAGGTACCGCTATTCTCCTTTCGGAAGTGAACCATCAATTTGGATGGATGACCAATCTCATTCGTCGCAGTCTTGATGTGTTAGCCGGAATACCCTCTATTGTGTTTGGCTTATTTGGAAATGCGTTTTTTTGTGTCACGCTTGGATTGGGGTTTTCCATTGTGTCGGGAGGGCTCACCTTGGCCTGCATGGTGCTTCCGATGCTGATTCGTTCGACCGAAGAAGGATTCCGCGCCTTGCCCGTTGACTATCGACTGTCGGCAGCCGCATTAGGTCTTTCTCAAACTTCCATTCTCATTTCAATACTGATTCCTGCGGCCATGCCTGCCTTATTGGCTGGATTCATTCTTGGTCTGGGCCGGGCCATCGCAGAAACTGCTGCGCTAATCTTTACCAGCGGCTATGTGGATCGCATGCCTGAATCTCTGTGGGACTCGGGTCGCGCGCTCTCCATTCATATTTATGATTTATCCATGAATGTCCCTGGTGGCAATGCCAACGCCTATGCCTCGGCATTGGTGTTAATCACGCTCTTGTTCGTTATCAACGCTGGAGCCAAGATTATCGGCTACCGATGGTCTTCCAAGAGAGTACTCTCCGCATGA
- the pstC gene encoding phosphate ABC transporter permease subunit PstC translates to MPSFHWHPDRFLHGALWVCAGLAGLILVFIVMFVIMESVPALQHIGIERFAFDSSWHPGEGSFNLVPMIIGTVLITVGAIVLAGPLGFFSALFCQWYAPPLIAALYSRFIELLAGIPSVVFGFWGLVVLVPLINQWHPPGASLLAGIFILALMILPTMSLLVQSSLAQVPTEYIHGAAALGMGRWSTLRRVVIPSAKSGLWTAGLLATARALGETMAVLMVCGNVAQLPSSIFDPIRTLTANMALEMAYAVDDHRSALFVSGLALLLMVLVLMTAVHWYNRAPHHA, encoded by the coding sequence ATGCCTTCATTTCATTGGCATCCTGACCGGTTCCTGCATGGGGCCCTTTGGGTTTGTGCCGGCCTCGCTGGGCTTATCCTTGTCTTCATTGTCATGTTTGTGATTATGGAATCGGTGCCAGCTCTGCAACACATAGGAATCGAACGATTTGCCTTCGATTCGTCTTGGCATCCAGGAGAAGGCTCTTTCAACCTCGTTCCCATGATCATAGGCACTGTGCTTATCACCGTCGGGGCCATTGTTCTTGCAGGACCGCTCGGATTCTTTTCGGCCCTCTTTTGCCAATGGTATGCTCCGCCTTTAATCGCCGCACTGTACTCTCGATTTATTGAACTCCTCGCCGGAATTCCATCCGTCGTGTTTGGCTTTTGGGGATTGGTAGTTCTTGTCCCACTGATCAACCAATGGCACCCACCAGGAGCAAGTCTGCTTGCCGGAATTTTTATCCTCGCGCTGATGATTCTTCCCACCATGAGTTTGCTTGTTCAATCGAGTTTGGCGCAGGTGCCCACCGAGTATATTCATGGGGCGGCGGCTTTAGGCATGGGGCGATGGAGCACTCTACGTCGCGTGGTCATTCCCTCGGCAAAATCAGGATTATGGACAGCCGGACTATTAGCCACAGCCCGCGCGCTTGGAGAAACCATGGCGGTGCTGATGGTATGCGGAAATGTCGCGCAGCTCCCCTCGTCAATCTTCGACCCCATTCGGACACTGACCGCGAACATGGCCTTGGAAATGGCTTATGCGGTGGATGATCATCGATCCGCTTTGTTTGTGAGTGGATTGGCGCTGCTCTTGATGGTCCTAGTCTTGATGACCGCAGTCCATTGGTACAACCGAGCACCACACCATGCCTAA
- a CDS encoding porin, producing MNMQHRWIGAMALSSFIMSSAMTVPAFGGDVLTEVLREKGVISKEDWIRIEADREKQAAGYGEQKKSKDTPTIPFWSKKGFGFKTEDGKWQTSLQWRFQGRFTYPDRSDEDTFGDFNDNPEATFELRRVRMKIGGHGYQPWIKYYFEVDLQSTANSGGSAGSTRVIDWRIDLAKYKAFTIRVGQWKINYNRERVDSSGKQTFVERSIVNSVFTIDRQVGVLVMGRLFPGKIYDVNYYVGVFTGSGRGEANDDDKLMYMARIQWNIFGRELAWKQSDLKYHEQPAASLAFGAYTNVGKCTRWSSGGCGTLVQTRSIGGAFTSDGTAADSQFKTQGMVEEFAMKWRGLAIQHEFHWKQINDQGAGVGLKGFTGTASVVPSQTNLMGSYSQASYFPHYLVPAIPKPLEVAFRYAFVDPNVFASNDTLREYTVAFNWFFAGHRNKITVDVSHLSLDMPMAAAITEQRGRLQWDVSF from the coding sequence ATGAACATGCAACATCGCTGGATCGGGGCCATGGCCTTGAGCAGTTTTATTATGTCAAGCGCCATGACGGTTCCGGCCTTCGGAGGGGACGTACTCACCGAAGTCCTGCGCGAAAAAGGCGTGATCAGCAAGGAAGACTGGATTCGAATCGAAGCTGATCGAGAAAAACAGGCCGCTGGGTACGGCGAGCAGAAAAAAAGCAAGGATACGCCCACCATCCCCTTTTGGTCGAAAAAAGGATTTGGATTTAAAACCGAAGATGGGAAATGGCAAACGTCGCTGCAATGGCGTTTTCAAGGACGCTTTACTTATCCAGACAGAAGTGATGAAGATACGTTCGGTGATTTTAATGACAACCCCGAAGCCACATTTGAACTACGTCGAGTCCGAATGAAAATTGGGGGACATGGGTATCAACCATGGATCAAATATTATTTCGAAGTCGATTTGCAGTCCACGGCGAACTCAGGAGGTTCGGCGGGCTCGACACGCGTGATCGATTGGCGTATCGACTTGGCCAAGTACAAGGCCTTTACCATCCGAGTGGGACAATGGAAGATCAATTACAATCGTGAGCGGGTCGATTCCTCTGGAAAACAGACGTTTGTTGAACGATCGATCGTGAATTCCGTCTTTACCATCGATCGCCAAGTCGGCGTCTTAGTTATGGGCCGGCTCTTTCCTGGAAAAATTTATGATGTGAACTATTATGTTGGTGTGTTTACGGGATCGGGCCGAGGAGAAGCGAACGATGACGACAAATTGATGTATATGGCTCGCATCCAATGGAACATTTTTGGTCGTGAGTTGGCATGGAAACAAAGTGATTTAAAATATCATGAACAGCCGGCCGCCAGTTTGGCCTTTGGCGCTTATACCAACGTTGGGAAATGTACCAGATGGTCTTCCGGCGGATGCGGAACATTAGTACAGACAAGATCAATCGGAGGGGCATTTACATCGGATGGTACGGCAGCAGACTCCCAGTTTAAAACCCAGGGTATGGTCGAGGAATTTGCCATGAAATGGCGTGGACTGGCCATTCAACATGAATTTCACTGGAAACAAATTAATGATCAGGGAGCAGGGGTCGGGTTAAAGGGCTTCACGGGAACCGCTTCCGTTGTGCCTTCACAAACCAACCTGATGGGCAGTTATTCCCAAGCCAGCTACTTCCCACATTACCTTGTACCAGCAATTCCCAAACCATTAGAAGTAGCCTTTCGATATGCGTTCGTTGATCCTAATGTGTTCGCTTCCAACGACACTCTTCGAGAATACACCGTCGCTTTCAACTGGTTTTTTGCTGGACATCGAAACAAGATTACCGTTGATGTCTCCCATTTATCACTTGATATGCCCATGGCTGCAGCCATTACCGAACAACGTGGCCGCTTGCAGTGGGACGTATCTTTCTGA